From one Chanodichthys erythropterus isolate Z2021 chromosome 3, ASM2448905v1, whole genome shotgun sequence genomic stretch:
- the LOC137017388 gene encoding uncharacterized protein isoform X2 produces the protein MDTPREPQGMEEESVTDTESESESAVTLSSTGSESLSENDTEKRGPSSLCTPSKKRRAKESSQYLSQNQSELVVTCGDKKGVLYLEKFNDSRVEKCIFSEGQWFKPTEFERFGGKERNKKWKISICCGGISLQKLIENGRLSSIKKRRVQNEQHLSAAQENSPGSSPVSGRLRRRQFSQCRRQLLFSSSDGRDEDDDDDDDDDNNDDDNDNDGDDNDDDDDDDNNDDDNNDGDDDDDDNDDGADELNQFSLEFSVILDSSSDESISVAERDKLNRREFVNSTETVSKQITEPVGSTVSDRDSPARPVDPSEPGVSPVVEEAVQTTDDPTGAAQLSFSASPDERQNPVASEETQETRQLQLYEFLTKQFNTINNTLQSIDLSLKKLVEKQSHDTLSQYIRITPGENSKILALVKQESLNL, from the exons ATGGACACACCAAG AGAACCACAGGGCATGGAAGAAGAGTCGGTCACAGACACTGAGTCTGAATCAGAATCAGCAGTTACATTGAGCAGCACAGGATCTGAGAGTCTGAGTGAGAACGACACAGAAAAAAGAGGTCCGTCCTCTCTCTGTACACCTAGCAAGAAGCGACGAGCCAAAG AATCCAGCCAGTATTTGAGTCAAAACCAATCTGAACTTGTTGTCACGTGTGGGGATAAAAAAGGTGTCCTGTATTTGGAGAAATTTAATGACAGTAGAG TTGAGAAATGCATCTTCAGTGAAGGCCAGTGGTTCAAGCCAACTGAATTTGAGAGGTTTGGAGGAAAAGAGAGGAACAAAAAGTGGAAGATTAGCATCTGTTGCGGTGGTATTtcactccagaaactcatagaG AATGGACGTCTTTCATCCATTAAGAAAAGGAGGGTTCAGAATGAGCAG CATTTATCTGCTGCTCAGGAAAATTCTCCTGGATCCTCACCCGTTTCTGGCCGGCTCAGAAGAAGACAG TTTTCACAGTGTAGAAGACAGCTGCTCTTCTCCAGCTCAG ATGGGAGAGATGAAGacgacgatgatgatgatgatgatgacaacAATGACGACGACAATGACAACGATGGCGATGACAATGATGATGACGATGACGACGACAACAACGACGACGACAACAATGACGGCGACGACGATGATGACGACAATGATGATGGTGCTGACGAATTGAACCAGTTTAGTCTCGAGTTTTCAGTAATACTGG ACAGTTCTTCAGATGAGTCCATATCTGTTGCTGAAAGAGACAAACTG AACAGGAGAGAATTTGTGAATTCAACTGAAACTGTCAGTAAACAGATCACAGAACCAGTAGGATCTACTGTCAGTGACAGAG ATTCACCTGCACGTCCTGTTGATCCCTCAGAACCTGGAGTCTCTCCTGTCGTAGAGGAGGCCGTCCAGACCACAGATGACCCAACGGGAGCAGCACAGCTCAGCTTCAGCGCTTCCCCTGATGAAAGGCAGAACCCTGTTGCTTCTGAAGAGACTCAGGAAACAAGGCAGCTGCAATTATATGAATTTCTGACAAAACAGTTTAATACCATCAATAACACCCTGCAATCAATTGATTTATCTTTAAAGAAGCTGGTGGAAAAGCAGTCGCATGACACACTGTCACAATATATCCGTATAACTCCTGGTGAAAATTCTAAGATTCTTGCCTTAGTCAAGCAGGAGTCACTGAATTTGTAA
- the LOC137017388 gene encoding uncharacterized protein isoform X1, with the protein MDTPREPQGMEEESVTDTESESESAVTLSSTGSESLSENDTEKRGPSSLCTPSKKRRAKESSQYLSQNQSELVVTCGDKKGVLYLEKFNDSRVEKCIFSEGQWFKPTEFERFGGKERNKKWKISICCGGISLQKLIENGRLSSIKKRRVQNEQHLSAAQENSPGSSPVSGRLRRRQFSQCRRQLLFSSSDSDGRDEDDDDDDDDDNNDDDNDNDGDDNDDDDDDDNNDDDNNDGDDDDDDNDDGADELNQFSLEFSVILDSSSDESISVAERDKLNRREFVNSTETVSKQITEPVGSTVSDRDSPARPVDPSEPGVSPVVEEAVQTTDDPTGAAQLSFSASPDERQNPVASEETQETRQLQLYEFLTKQFNTINNTLQSIDLSLKKLVEKQSHDTLSQYIRITPGENSKILALVKQESLNL; encoded by the exons ATGGACACACCAAG AGAACCACAGGGCATGGAAGAAGAGTCGGTCACAGACACTGAGTCTGAATCAGAATCAGCAGTTACATTGAGCAGCACAGGATCTGAGAGTCTGAGTGAGAACGACACAGAAAAAAGAGGTCCGTCCTCTCTCTGTACACCTAGCAAGAAGCGACGAGCCAAAG AATCCAGCCAGTATTTGAGTCAAAACCAATCTGAACTTGTTGTCACGTGTGGGGATAAAAAAGGTGTCCTGTATTTGGAGAAATTTAATGACAGTAGAG TTGAGAAATGCATCTTCAGTGAAGGCCAGTGGTTCAAGCCAACTGAATTTGAGAGGTTTGGAGGAAAAGAGAGGAACAAAAAGTGGAAGATTAGCATCTGTTGCGGTGGTATTtcactccagaaactcatagaG AATGGACGTCTTTCATCCATTAAGAAAAGGAGGGTTCAGAATGAGCAG CATTTATCTGCTGCTCAGGAAAATTCTCCTGGATCCTCACCCGTTTCTGGCCGGCTCAGAAGAAGACAG TTTTCACAGTGTAGAAGACAGCTGCTCTTCTCCAGCTCAG ATTCAGATGGGAGAGATGAAGacgacgatgatgatgatgatgatgacaacAATGACGACGACAATGACAACGATGGCGATGACAATGATGATGACGATGACGACGACAACAACGACGACGACAACAATGACGGCGACGACGATGATGACGACAATGATGATGGTGCTGACGAATTGAACCAGTTTAGTCTCGAGTTTTCAGTAATACTGG ACAGTTCTTCAGATGAGTCCATATCTGTTGCTGAAAGAGACAAACTG AACAGGAGAGAATTTGTGAATTCAACTGAAACTGTCAGTAAACAGATCACAGAACCAGTAGGATCTACTGTCAGTGACAGAG ATTCACCTGCACGTCCTGTTGATCCCTCAGAACCTGGAGTCTCTCCTGTCGTAGAGGAGGCCGTCCAGACCACAGATGACCCAACGGGAGCAGCACAGCTCAGCTTCAGCGCTTCCCCTGATGAAAGGCAGAACCCTGTTGCTTCTGAAGAGACTCAGGAAACAAGGCAGCTGCAATTATATGAATTTCTGACAAAACAGTTTAATACCATCAATAACACCCTGCAATCAATTGATTTATCTTTAAAGAAGCTGGTGGAAAAGCAGTCGCATGACACACTGTCACAATATATCCGTATAACTCCTGGTGAAAATTCTAAGATTCTTGCCTTAGTCAAGCAGGAGTCACTGAATTTGTAA
- the LOC137017388 gene encoding uncharacterized protein isoform X3 encodes MEEESVTDTESESESAVTLSSTGSESLSENDTEKRGPSSLCTPSKKRRAKESSQYLSQNQSELVVTCGDKKGVLYLEKFNDSRVEKCIFSEGQWFKPTEFERFGGKERNKKWKISICCGGISLQKLIENGRLSSIKKRRVQNEQHLSAAQENSPGSSPVSGRLRRRQFSQCRRQLLFSSSDSDGRDEDDDDDDDDDNNDDDNDNDGDDNDDDDDDDNNDDDNNDGDDDDDDNDDGADELNQFSLEFSVILDSSSDESISVAERDKLNRREFVNSTETVSKQITEPVGSTVSDRDSPARPVDPSEPGVSPVVEEAVQTTDDPTGAAQLSFSASPDERQNPVASEETQETRQLQLYEFLTKQFNTINNTLQSIDLSLKKLVEKQSHDTLSQYIRITPGENSKILALVKQESLNL; translated from the exons ATGGAAGAAGAGTCGGTCACAGACACTGAGTCTGAATCAGAATCAGCAGTTACATTGAGCAGCACAGGATCTGAGAGTCTGAGTGAGAACGACACAGAAAAAAGAGGTCCGTCCTCTCTCTGTACACCTAGCAAGAAGCGACGAGCCAAAG AATCCAGCCAGTATTTGAGTCAAAACCAATCTGAACTTGTTGTCACGTGTGGGGATAAAAAAGGTGTCCTGTATTTGGAGAAATTTAATGACAGTAGAG TTGAGAAATGCATCTTCAGTGAAGGCCAGTGGTTCAAGCCAACTGAATTTGAGAGGTTTGGAGGAAAAGAGAGGAACAAAAAGTGGAAGATTAGCATCTGTTGCGGTGGTATTtcactccagaaactcatagaG AATGGACGTCTTTCATCCATTAAGAAAAGGAGGGTTCAGAATGAGCAG CATTTATCTGCTGCTCAGGAAAATTCTCCTGGATCCTCACCCGTTTCTGGCCGGCTCAGAAGAAGACAG TTTTCACAGTGTAGAAGACAGCTGCTCTTCTCCAGCTCAG ATTCAGATGGGAGAGATGAAGacgacgatgatgatgatgatgatgacaacAATGACGACGACAATGACAACGATGGCGATGACAATGATGATGACGATGACGACGACAACAACGACGACGACAACAATGACGGCGACGACGATGATGACGACAATGATGATGGTGCTGACGAATTGAACCAGTTTAGTCTCGAGTTTTCAGTAATACTGG ACAGTTCTTCAGATGAGTCCATATCTGTTGCTGAAAGAGACAAACTG AACAGGAGAGAATTTGTGAATTCAACTGAAACTGTCAGTAAACAGATCACAGAACCAGTAGGATCTACTGTCAGTGACAGAG ATTCACCTGCACGTCCTGTTGATCCCTCAGAACCTGGAGTCTCTCCTGTCGTAGAGGAGGCCGTCCAGACCACAGATGACCCAACGGGAGCAGCACAGCTCAGCTTCAGCGCTTCCCCTGATGAAAGGCAGAACCCTGTTGCTTCTGAAGAGACTCAGGAAACAAGGCAGCTGCAATTATATGAATTTCTGACAAAACAGTTTAATACCATCAATAACACCCTGCAATCAATTGATTTATCTTTAAAGAAGCTGGTGGAAAAGCAGTCGCATGACACACTGTCACAATATATCCGTATAACTCCTGGTGAAAATTCTAAGATTCTTGCCTTAGTCAAGCAGGAGTCACTGAATTTGTAA
- the LOC137017388 gene encoding uncharacterized protein isoform X4: MDTPREPQGMEEESVTDTESESESAVTLSSTGSESLSENDTEKRGPSSLCTPSKKRRAKGSQRPQNGRLSSIKKRRVQNEQHLSAAQENSPGSSPVSGRLRRRQFSQCRRQLLFSSSDSDGRDEDDDDDDDDDNNDDDNDNDGDDNDDDDDDDNNDDDNNDGDDDDDDNDDGADELNQFSLEFSVILDSSSDESISVAERDKLNRREFVNSTETVSKQITEPVGSTVSDRDSPARPVDPSEPGVSPVVEEAVQTTDDPTGAAQLSFSASPDERQNPVASEETQETRQLQLYEFLTKQFNTINNTLQSIDLSLKKLVEKQSHDTLSQYIRITPGENSKILALVKQESLNL, translated from the exons ATGGACACACCAAG AGAACCACAGGGCATGGAAGAAGAGTCGGTCACAGACACTGAGTCTGAATCAGAATCAGCAGTTACATTGAGCAGCACAGGATCTGAGAGTCTGAGTGAGAACGACACAGAAAAAAGAGGTCCGTCCTCTCTCTGTACACCTAGCAAGAAGCGACGAGCCAAAGGTAGCCAAAGACCTCAA AATGGACGTCTTTCATCCATTAAGAAAAGGAGGGTTCAGAATGAGCAG CATTTATCTGCTGCTCAGGAAAATTCTCCTGGATCCTCACCCGTTTCTGGCCGGCTCAGAAGAAGACAG TTTTCACAGTGTAGAAGACAGCTGCTCTTCTCCAGCTCAG ATTCAGATGGGAGAGATGAAGacgacgatgatgatgatgatgatgacaacAATGACGACGACAATGACAACGATGGCGATGACAATGATGATGACGATGACGACGACAACAACGACGACGACAACAATGACGGCGACGACGATGATGACGACAATGATGATGGTGCTGACGAATTGAACCAGTTTAGTCTCGAGTTTTCAGTAATACTGG ACAGTTCTTCAGATGAGTCCATATCTGTTGCTGAAAGAGACAAACTG AACAGGAGAGAATTTGTGAATTCAACTGAAACTGTCAGTAAACAGATCACAGAACCAGTAGGATCTACTGTCAGTGACAGAG ATTCACCTGCACGTCCTGTTGATCCCTCAGAACCTGGAGTCTCTCCTGTCGTAGAGGAGGCCGTCCAGACCACAGATGACCCAACGGGAGCAGCACAGCTCAGCTTCAGCGCTTCCCCTGATGAAAGGCAGAACCCTGTTGCTTCTGAAGAGACTCAGGAAACAAGGCAGCTGCAATTATATGAATTTCTGACAAAACAGTTTAATACCATCAATAACACCCTGCAATCAATTGATTTATCTTTAAAGAAGCTGGTGGAAAAGCAGTCGCATGACACACTGTCACAATATATCCGTATAACTCCTGGTGAAAATTCTAAGATTCTTGCCTTAGTCAAGCAGGAGTCACTGAATTTGTAA